A single window of Neisseria chenwenguii DNA harbors:
- a CDS encoding AzlC family ABC transporter permease, with translation MDSSPKSEFLRGMKECSPMLIGLLPWALILGVQGGQKSMSWLEMLMMTGMNFAGGSEFAAVNLWVHPLPVLLIATVTFMINSRHILMGAALAPYLKHTPLKKVIPALFFMCDESWAMGLAEAQKRKAAGLGFNLPHYMGVCATLYIAWIVFAAFGAAVGPLFGDVAAWGFGMAFPAVFLVLMRGMWKSFAAARPWFVSLIAAALTYLSVDGAWYVPAGTLSGLFAAYYWGAEP, from the coding sequence ATGGACTCCTCCCCGAAATCCGAATTTCTGCGCGGCATGAAAGAATGTTCGCCCATGCTCATCGGCCTGTTGCCGTGGGCGCTGATTTTGGGCGTTCAGGGCGGGCAGAAGAGCATGAGCTGGCTGGAAATGCTGATGATGACGGGGATGAACTTCGCGGGCGGCTCGGAATTTGCGGCGGTCAATCTTTGGGTGCACCCGTTGCCCGTGCTCCTCATCGCGACCGTTACCTTTATGATCAACTCGCGCCACATCCTGATGGGTGCGGCGCTGGCGCCTTATCTGAAACACACGCCGTTGAAAAAAGTGATACCCGCGCTGTTTTTTATGTGCGACGAAAGCTGGGCGATGGGCTTAGCGGAAGCGCAAAAGCGCAAGGCGGCCGGTTTGGGCTTTAATCTGCCGCACTATATGGGCGTGTGCGCCACGCTTTATATCGCTTGGATTGTGTTTGCCGCATTCGGCGCGGCGGTCGGGCCGCTGTTTGGCGACGTGGCCGCGTGGGGCTTCGGCATGGCGTTTCCCGCCGTATTTTTGGTGTTGATGCGCGGAATGTGGAAAAGTTTCGCCGCCGCACGTCCGTGGTTTGTCAGCCTGATTGCGGCGGCGCTGACTTATTTATCGGTGGACGGCGCGTGGTATGTACCCGCCGGCACGCTTTCCGGCCTGTTCGCGGCGTATTATTGGGGGGCGGAACCATGA
- the waaF gene encoding lipopolysaccharide heptosyltransferase II yields MSERILIISPSWIGDCVMTQPLYKRLHELSPGCTIDVFAPKWSMAVFEQMPEVDEVLENPFGHGALDLKKRWQVGRALGRRGYDRVIVLPGSLKSAIIALATGIKRRTGYVGESRYFLLNDIRKLDKTALPLMVDRYTALAHPSQAEFNGRSDHPRFQIDPENQQAALAKHGLSADRPVTAFCPGAEYGPAKRWPARHFAALAKQHAAQGRQIWLFGSQKDFETAEEINTLSDGLCTNLCGKTSLSEAIDLLACAETVVCNDSGLMHLAAALGRNLVAVYGSSSPDHTPPLSETAEIVSLNLDCSPCFKRECPLGHTDCLNKLMPETVEEAAKRLADRKTDGVIGIEKAV; encoded by the coding sequence ATGTCCGAAAGAATCCTCATCATTTCCCCGAGCTGGATCGGCGACTGCGTCATGACCCAGCCGCTCTACAAACGCCTGCACGAATTATCGCCCGGCTGCACCATCGACGTTTTCGCACCGAAGTGGTCGATGGCCGTATTCGAGCAGATGCCCGAAGTGGACGAAGTTTTGGAAAACCCGTTCGGCCACGGCGCGCTGGATTTGAAAAAACGCTGGCAGGTCGGGCGCGCGCTCGGGCGGCGCGGTTACGACCGTGTGATCGTACTGCCCGGTTCGCTCAAATCCGCCATTATCGCGCTGGCTACCGGCATCAAACGGCGCACGGGTTACGTCGGCGAATCGCGCTATTTCCTGCTCAACGACATCCGCAAACTCGACAAAACCGCCCTGCCCTTGATGGTTGACCGCTACACCGCGCTCGCGCATCCGAGCCAGGCGGAATTTAACGGCCGTTCCGACCATCCGCGCTTCCAAATCGACCCCGAAAACCAACAGGCCGCGCTGGCCAAACACGGCTTGAGTGCTGACCGCCCCGTTACCGCATTCTGCCCCGGCGCCGAATACGGCCCCGCCAAACGCTGGCCCGCCCGCCATTTCGCCGCGCTGGCCAAACAACACGCCGCGCAGGGGCGGCAGATTTGGCTGTTCGGCTCGCAAAAAGACTTTGAAACCGCAGAAGAAATCAACACCCTTTCAGACGGCCTCTGCACCAACCTCTGCGGCAAAACCAGCCTTTCCGAAGCCATCGACCTCTTGGCCTGCGCCGAAACCGTCGTCTGCAACGACAGCGGCCTGATGCACCTCGCCGCCGCGCTCGGCCGCAACCTCGTCGCCGTGTACGGATCGTCCAGCCCCGACCACACCCCGCCCTTAAGCGAAACCGCCGAAATCGTCAGCCTCAACCTCGACTGCTCGCCCTGCTTCAAACGCGAATGCCCGCTGGGACATACGGACTGCCTCAATAAACTGATGCCCGAAACGGTGGAAGAGGCGGCCAAAAGACTGGCCGACCGCAAAACCGACGGCGTGATCGGGATTGAAAAGGCCGTCTGA
- the modB gene encoding molybdate ABC transporter permease subunit has product MNETLITTLLLSLKIAGTATLLNMVFGTAAGFLFARRRFVGRDFLDTVFTMPMVLPPTVLGYYLLVVFGRNGSVGVWLKETFNFNLIFTWQGAVAAAAAVTFPLVFKPARAAFEEVNPQLEQAARVLGLSEAAVFFRVSLPLAWRGILAGVLLAFARALGEFGATLMIAGSIPGQTQTLSIAIYEAVQAGDDMLANGLVVLVSAVCVVILLAAGRLLRVRGGGK; this is encoded by the coding sequence ATGAACGAAACCCTCATCACCACCCTGCTGTTATCCCTCAAAATCGCGGGCACGGCGACTTTGCTGAATATGGTTTTCGGCACGGCGGCGGGCTTTTTGTTTGCGCGGCGGCGGTTTGTCGGGCGCGATTTTCTCGATACCGTGTTTACGATGCCGATGGTGCTGCCGCCGACGGTGTTGGGTTATTACCTTTTGGTGGTGTTCGGGCGCAACGGCTCGGTGGGGGTGTGGCTGAAAGAGACGTTTAACTTCAATCTGATTTTTACCTGGCAGGGTGCGGTGGCGGCGGCGGCGGCCGTGACTTTTCCGCTGGTGTTCAAGCCCGCGCGGGCGGCGTTTGAAGAAGTGAACCCGCAGCTTGAGCAGGCGGCGCGGGTGTTGGGGCTGAGCGAAGCGGCGGTGTTTTTCCGCGTCAGCCTGCCGCTGGCGTGGCGCGGTATTTTGGCGGGCGTGCTGCTCGCGTTTGCGCGCGCGCTGGGCGAATTCGGCGCGACACTGATGATTGCGGGCAGCATCCCCGGCCAGACCCAAACCCTGTCGATTGCGATTTACGAGGCGGTGCAGGCGGGCGACGATATGCTGGCAAACGGGCTGGTGGTGCTGGTTTCGGCGGTGTGCGTCGTGATTCTGCTGGCGGCCGGCCGGCTTTTGCGTGTGCGCGGAGGAGGAAAATAA
- a CDS encoding type II toxin-antitoxin system PemK/MazF family toxin, which yields MANTLTRGDIWLITLDPTVGSEIRKTRPCVIVSPDEIHNHLKTALIAPMTTGARPAPFRIEVSFQGKNGLILTDQMRVIAKNRLVQRLGSLDNDTLTQTLAVLRELFA from the coding sequence ATGGCAAACACGCTGACGCGCGGCGATATTTGGCTGATTACATTGGATCCGACCGTCGGCAGTGAAATCCGCAAAACCCGCCCGTGTGTCATCGTATCGCCCGACGAAATCCACAACCACCTGAAAACCGCGTTGATTGCGCCGATGACGACGGGCGCACGCCCTGCGCCGTTTCGTATCGAGGTATCGTTCCAAGGTAAAAACGGCCTGATTCTGACCGACCAGATGCGGGTTATAGCCAAAAACCGGTTGGTTCAGCGTTTGGGCAGTTTGGACAACGATACGCTGACACAAACATTGGCCGTTTTGCGGGAGCTGTTTGCCTAG
- a CDS encoding urea transporter: MKLIKTTLTGIGQIFLQENGLSGLLITVGMFFSHWTLGVACFLGSLIGTLTAQILKFPEDEIRRGLYGFNASLCFMCTMFTFGIPDASNPLIWLIGLIASVISTLLMRAFVKRGKPAFTFPFVLSCWIFCWGTARFGLFGLSQTTPPLVPADTFGGVAEPFYAWAEVNFGSSIWDGVFLFAAIAVSSPQAAMWGMAATPVGAVLAHYLLGIDDNTLANGLYGFSAILVACVFSGSRLRDFICVMFGILLAVVIQYAVSQTGLAAYTFGFIAASWIMLPFRARLSSYDIDAEIRKLLNP, encoded by the coding sequence ATGAAACTCATCAAAACCACCCTCACCGGCATCGGCCAAATCTTTTTGCAGGAAAACGGCCTCTCCGGCCTCCTGATTACCGTCGGCATGTTTTTCAGCCATTGGACGCTCGGCGTCGCCTGCTTCCTCGGCTCGCTCATCGGCACGCTGACCGCGCAGATTTTAAAGTTCCCCGAAGACGAAATCCGCCGGGGGCTCTACGGCTTCAACGCCAGCCTCTGCTTTATGTGCACCATGTTCACATTCGGCATTCCCGATGCCTCCAACCCGCTGATTTGGCTGATCGGCCTGATCGCCTCCGTCATTTCCACCCTCCTCATGCGGGCCTTTGTGAAACGCGGCAAACCCGCGTTTACCTTCCCGTTTGTACTGTCCTGCTGGATTTTCTGTTGGGGCACCGCCCGTTTCGGCCTGTTCGGCTTGAGCCAGACCACCCCGCCGCTTGTGCCCGCCGACACCTTCGGCGGTGTCGCCGAACCGTTTTACGCTTGGGCGGAAGTCAATTTCGGCTCCTCGATTTGGGACGGCGTATTCCTGTTTGCCGCCATCGCCGTCAGCTCGCCGCAAGCCGCCATGTGGGGCATGGCCGCCACCCCCGTCGGCGCCGTGTTGGCACACTACCTCTTAGGCATCGACGACAACACCCTGGCCAACGGCTTGTACGGTTTCTCCGCCATCCTCGTCGCCTGCGTCTTTTCCGGCAGCCGCCTGCGCGATTTCATCTGCGTGATGTTCGGCATCCTCCTCGCCGTCGTCATCCAATACGCCGTCTCCCAAACCGGCCTCGCCGCCTACACCTTCGGCTTCATCGCCGCAAGCTGGATTATGCTGCCGTTCAGGGCGCGTTTGAGCAGCTACGATATTGATGCCGAAATCCGCAAATTGCTGAATCCGTAA
- a CDS encoding ABC transporter ATP-binding protein, with the protein MLFDIDLRKKLPAFELNARLQSDAKRLVILGASGSGKSLTLQLLAGLVKPDGGHIRIGGETWFDAENDLPAQARKVGLLFQDYALFPHLTVAQNIDFGLNKGWRNPPKRPSEKAVRWLELLKISHIADHYPQQISGGQKQRTALARALVTEPELLLLDEPFAALDTDLRAHTRQEVLQIQQTGGVPMILITHDQADAAVLAEEVWRMDGGRLAKEAV; encoded by the coding sequence ATGTTGTTTGACATTGACTTGCGCAAAAAACTGCCCGCGTTTGAATTGAATGCGCGTTTGCAGTCCGACGCCAAACGGCTGGTCATTTTGGGCGCGTCCGGCTCGGGCAAAAGCCTGACTTTGCAGCTTTTGGCAGGGCTGGTGAAGCCCGACGGCGGGCATATCCGCATCGGCGGCGAAACGTGGTTTGATGCGGAAAACGACCTGCCTGCACAGGCGCGCAAAGTCGGTTTGCTGTTTCAGGATTACGCGCTGTTTCCGCATCTGACCGTGGCGCAAAACATCGACTTCGGCCTGAACAAAGGCTGGCGCAATCCGCCCAAAAGGCCGTCTGAAAAAGCCGTGCGCTGGTTGGAACTTTTAAAAATCAGCCACATTGCAGACCATTATCCGCAGCAGATTTCAGGCGGCCAAAAACAGCGCACCGCCTTGGCCCGCGCGCTGGTTACCGAGCCGGAACTTCTGCTGTTGGACGAACCCTTTGCCGCGCTTGATACGGATTTGCGCGCGCACACGCGGCAGGAGGTGCTGCAAATCCAGCAAACCGGCGGCGTGCCGATGATTTTGATTACGCACGATCAGGCGGATGCGGCGGTGCTGGCGGAAGAGGTCTGGCGGATGGACGGCGGGCGCTTGGCGAAAGAGGCCGTCTGA
- a CDS encoding AzlD family protein — MISWDSFAVFAAMLAVTYSTRLIGFFALRNRTLSRRAQVVMEAAPGCVLISVISPYFVSDKPHELTAIALTVLAAGRFSMLVTVLIGVGSSGLLGYLMR; from the coding sequence ATGATTTCTTGGGACTCGTTCGCCGTATTCGCCGCCATGCTCGCCGTGACCTATTCCACCCGCCTTATCGGCTTTTTCGCCCTGCGCAACCGCACATTGAGCCGCCGTGCGCAAGTGGTGATGGAAGCCGCGCCGGGCTGTGTGTTGATTTCCGTCATCTCGCCCTACTTCGTTTCCGACAAACCACACGAACTCACCGCCATCGCGCTCACAGTCTTGGCCGCCGGCCGTTTTTCCATGCTGGTTACCGTGTTAATCGGCGTCGGCTCGTCGGGGCTGCTCGGATATCTGATGCGCTGA
- a CDS encoding sulfate adenylyltransferase subunit 1: MTATTAPLLRFITAGSVDDGKSTLIGRLLYDSKTLLTDQIAKLNQTAAKGETPDFASLTDGLAAEREQGITIDVAYRYFATPKRKFIIADTPGHEQYTRNMVTGASTADAAIVLVDATRVDFSSAEPVLLPQTKRHSAILKLLGCPGIIVAVNKLDLLGFDQAKYEAITEAYRKLAQQIGLTAKVYFLPISALQGDNIVEASAQTPWYQGLPLLPLLETLPVSRNDAAELPAHFPVQRVARQDGSSSDDFRGYQGRLEAGRLKTGDAVKVLPGGRTAKIAEIYNPNGKTDAAEAGEVLTVTLDTDLDISRGNTIVAADSPIAPEQQFQAALCWFDETPLNPRRKYLLKHTTQTTAVKISGIEYVWDVNTLSRMQSAAELKLNDIGHVSLKTQQPLAAAPYAQNPAAGAFILIDEATNHTVAAGMIRSGDTADSFEI, from the coding sequence ATGACCGCCACCACCGCCCCCCTGCTCCGCTTCATTACCGCCGGAAGTGTTGACGACGGAAAATCCACCCTCATCGGCCGTTTGCTTTACGACAGCAAAACCCTGCTGACCGACCAGATTGCCAAACTCAACCAGACCGCCGCCAAAGGCGAAACGCCCGATTTCGCCAGCCTGACCGACGGTTTGGCCGCCGAACGCGAGCAAGGCATCACCATCGACGTCGCCTACCGCTATTTCGCTACCCCGAAACGCAAATTCATCATCGCCGACACCCCGGGACACGAGCAATACACCCGCAACATGGTCACGGGCGCGTCCACCGCCGATGCAGCTATCGTCCTCGTCGACGCCACCCGTGTCGATTTCAGCAGCGCAGAACCCGTTCTCTTACCGCAAACCAAACGCCACAGCGCCATTCTCAAACTCTTGGGCTGCCCCGGCATCATCGTCGCCGTCAATAAACTCGACCTGCTCGGTTTCGACCAAGCCAAATACGAAGCCATCACCGAAGCCTACCGCAAACTCGCGCAGCAAATCGGCCTGACCGCCAAAGTGTATTTCCTGCCCATCAGCGCCCTGCAAGGCGACAACATCGTTGAAGCCAGCGCCCAAACCCCGTGGTATCAAGGTTTACCGCTGCTGCCCCTGCTCGAAACCCTGCCCGTTTCCCGCAACGACGCCGCCGAACTGCCCGCGCATTTCCCCGTTCAGCGCGTTGCCCGCCAAGACGGCAGCAGCAGCGACGATTTCCGCGGCTACCAAGGCCGCCTCGAAGCAGGCCGTCTGAAAACCGGCGATGCCGTGAAGGTATTGCCCGGCGGCCGAACCGCCAAAATCGCCGAAATCTACAATCCGAACGGCAAAACCGATGCCGCAGAAGCCGGAGAAGTGCTTACCGTCACCCTCGACACCGACCTAGACATCTCGCGCGGCAACACCATCGTTGCCGCCGACAGCCCGATCGCTCCCGAACAGCAATTCCAAGCCGCATTGTGCTGGTTTGACGAAACCCCGCTCAACCCGCGCCGCAAATACCTGCTGAAACACACCACCCAAACCACCGCCGTCAAAATCAGCGGCATCGAATACGTTTGGGACGTCAACACCCTCAGCCGCATGCAGTCCGCCGCCGAACTCAAGCTCAACGACATCGGCCACGTCAGCCTCAAAACCCAACAGCCGCTGGCCGCCGCGCCCTACGCGCAAAACCCCGCCGCCGGCGCGTTTATCCTGATTGACGAGGCTACTAACCATACCGTCGCCGCCGGCATGATCCGCAGCGGCGACACGGCGGACAGCTTTGAGATTTGA
- a CDS encoding AbrB/MazE/SpoVT family DNA-binding domain-containing protein: MLINLRKMGNSQGLILPKSIIRQLDFGDSLEMQIADGKVILSKPAAVRTGWAEAAAAIAAEAPDTEWTDLANEADGEWQWQTR, from the coding sequence ATGTTGATCAATTTACGCAAAATGGGCAATTCTCAGGGACTGATTCTGCCCAAATCCATCATCCGCCAACTGGATTTTGGCGACAGCTTGGAAATGCAGATCGCAGACGGAAAAGTCATTCTGAGCAAACCCGCTGCCGTCCGTACCGGCTGGGCGGAAGCCGCCGCTGCAATCGCCGCCGAAGCGCCCGATACCGAATGGACGGATTTGGCCAACGAAGCCGACGGAGAATGGCAATGGCAAACACGCTGA
- a CDS encoding HupE/UreJ family protein: MKKLLTLIALTTVSTAAMAHPGHADTGLISGLAHPVSGLDHILAMLAVGLWAASFSGKARWAIPASFVAMMTLGFAFGANGGEIPMMEQGIAASVLVIGLAAAWAHRIPAAAMAVVGVFALFHGVAHGAEMHGSSAFAYAAGFIASTIALHAAGFFTGTALSKNIWVNRVAGTAIGAIGLGMMFA; encoded by the coding sequence ATGAAAAAACTTCTTACCCTGATTGCTTTAACCACCGTCTCCACCGCCGCCATGGCGCACCCAGGTCATGCCGATACCGGCCTGATCAGCGGTTTGGCGCACCCCGTCAGCGGCCTCGACCACATTTTGGCCATGCTGGCCGTCGGTCTGTGGGCCGCATCGTTCAGCGGTAAAGCGCGCTGGGCCATTCCCGCCAGCTTCGTCGCCATGATGACTTTGGGCTTCGCATTCGGCGCCAACGGCGGCGAAATTCCGATGATGGAACAAGGCATTGCCGCCTCCGTTTTGGTTATCGGCCTGGCCGCCGCTTGGGCGCACCGCATTCCCGCCGCCGCGATGGCCGTTGTCGGCGTGTTCGCTCTGTTCCACGGCGTGGCGCACGGCGCGGAAATGCACGGCTCCTCCGCCTTTGCCTACGCCGCCGGCTTCATCGCCAGCACCATCGCCCTGCACGCCGCCGGTTTCTTTACGGGCACCGCTTTGAGCAAAAACATTTGGGTCAACCGCGTCGCCGGCACCGCCATCGGCGCCATCGGTTTGGGCATGATGTTTGCCTGA
- the ureG gene encoding urease accessory protein UreG, translated as MRNYIKIGVAGPVGAGKTALIERLTRQMAKEYSVAVITNDIYTREDAEFLTKNSLLPAERIMGVETGGCPHTAIREDASMNLEAVEEMAARFPDVQIVFIESGGDNLSATFSPDLADVTIFVIDVAQGEKIPRKGGPGITRSDLLVINKTDLAPFVGASLEVMERDARRMRGGQPFVFTNLRKDEHLQDVIGWIKKYALLENTAEPEGLVH; from the coding sequence ATGCGCAACTACATCAAAATCGGCGTGGCCGGCCCCGTGGGCGCAGGCAAAACCGCGCTGATCGAGCGGCTGACCCGCCAAATGGCCAAAGAATACAGCGTGGCCGTGATTACCAACGACATTTACACCCGCGAAGATGCGGAATTCCTCACCAAAAACAGCCTCCTGCCCGCCGAACGCATCATGGGCGTAGAAACGGGCGGTTGCCCGCACACCGCTATCCGCGAAGATGCGTCGATGAACTTGGAAGCGGTGGAGGAAATGGCCGCGCGTTTTCCCGACGTGCAGATCGTGTTCATCGAATCGGGCGGCGACAACCTTTCCGCCACGTTCAGCCCCGATTTGGCCGACGTGACCATTTTCGTCATCGACGTGGCGCAGGGCGAAAAAATTCCGCGCAAAGGCGGGCCGGGCATTACCCGTTCGGATCTGCTGGTCATCAACAAAACCGACCTCGCCCCGTTTGTCGGCGCGAGTTTGGAAGTAATGGAGCGCGACGCGCGCCGTATGCGCGGCGGCCAGCCGTTTGTGTTTACCAACCTGCGTAAAGACGAGCATCTTCAAGACGTTATCGGCTGGATTAAAAAATACGCTCTCTTGGAAAACACCGCCGAACCCGAGGGTTTGGTGCATTGA
- a CDS encoding urease accessory protein UreD, with amino-acid sequence MHAKLTLSTQIRAGKTTLKNSFVSPPLKLLTLPHQTDAMLRAVQMSSSPGLLAGDLVETDIRVSAGSALSLYTQAYTRVLSMRAGDKAEQRTAIVQETGSRLCYLPHPLVLHEGSSLFQTTGIDLAGDCELLYGEIIAAGRVLRGEKFAFERLSSHLDIRHNGREIVTDNIQWQPRKYAVETIGQMEGYTHQLNLFYVHTAKMPPEIREQADNLYHTLDAAFSDGRILWGVTQANDCVLCLRALSGNAQDLQTLLQSAVTHLQADQITPQTTAFFR; translated from the coding sequence ATGCATGCCAAACTGACCCTATCCACGCAAATCCGCGCGGGCAAAACCACACTGAAAAACAGCTTTGTGTCGCCGCCGCTCAAACTCCTGACCCTGCCGCACCAAACCGACGCCATGCTGCGCGCGGTGCAGATGTCGTCGTCCCCCGGCCTGCTCGCGGGCGATTTGGTCGAAACCGATATCCGCGTCAGCGCCGGCAGCGCGCTTTCGCTCTATACCCAAGCCTACACGCGGGTATTGAGTATGCGCGCAGGCGATAAGGCCGAACAGCGCACGGCAATTGTTCAGGAAACGGGCAGCCGCCTCTGCTATCTGCCGCATCCGCTGGTTTTGCACGAGGGCAGTTCGCTGTTCCAAACCACCGGCATCGATTTGGCCGGCGACTGCGAGCTGCTCTACGGCGAAATCATCGCGGCGGGGCGCGTGTTGCGCGGCGAAAAATTCGCTTTCGAGCGGCTCTCGTCCCACCTCGATATCCGCCACAACGGTCGCGAAATCGTTACCGACAACATCCAATGGCAGCCGCGGAAATACGCGGTGGAAACCATCGGGCAGATGGAAGGCTACACCCACCAGCTCAATTTGTTTTATGTGCACACCGCTAAGATGCCGCCTGAAATCCGCGAACAGGCCGACAATCTGTATCACACGCTGGACGCAGCGTTTTCAGACGGCCGCATCCTCTGGGGCGTCACGCAGGCCAACGACTGCGTCTTGTGCCTGCGCGCGCTCTCGGGCAACGCGCAGGATTTGCAGACGCTGCTGCAAAGCGCGGTAACGCATTTGCAGGCCGACCAGATTACCCCGCAGACCACGGCGTTTTTCCGGTAA
- the rlmB gene encoding 23S rRNA (guanosine(2251)-2'-O)-methyltransferase RlmB — MANQRLIYGFHAVNARLWQNPKSITELYIQEGKNDARTRDVLEKAAAENVRIHFANAERLAAIAKGARHQGVAGFIDASKNHVHLEDVLENLQEPPLLLILDGITDPHNLGACLRTADAMGVHAVIAPKDKSAGLNATVSKVACGAAETVPYITVTNLARTLRELKEYGIWIVGTDMTGEADLYHAKLPESIAWVMGNEGEGMRRLTREHCDMLVSIPMYGTVESMNVSVSAGMVLSETRRRRVLPSEQ, encoded by the coding sequence ATGGCCAACCAACGCTTAATCTACGGCTTCCACGCCGTCAACGCCCGCCTGTGGCAAAACCCGAAATCCATTACCGAACTCTACATCCAAGAAGGCAAAAACGACGCGCGCACCCGCGACGTATTGGAAAAAGCCGCCGCCGAAAACGTGCGCATTCATTTTGCCAACGCCGAACGCCTTGCCGCCATCGCCAAAGGTGCACGCCATCAGGGCGTGGCCGGGTTTATCGACGCCTCGAAAAACCACGTCCACCTCGAAGACGTTTTGGAAAACCTGCAAGAACCGCCGTTGCTCTTAATCCTCGACGGCATCACCGACCCCCACAACCTCGGCGCCTGCCTGCGCACCGCCGACGCCATGGGCGTACACGCCGTCATCGCGCCCAAAGACAAAAGCGCAGGCTTAAACGCCACCGTCAGCAAAGTCGCCTGCGGCGCCGCCGAAACCGTGCCCTACATCACCGTCACCAACCTCGCCCGCACCCTGCGCGAGCTGAAAGAATACGGCATCTGGATCGTCGGCACCGACATGACCGGCGAAGCCGACCTCTACCACGCCAAACTGCCCGAAAGCATCGCCTGGGTCATGGGCAACGAAGGAGAAGGCATGCGCCGCCTCACGCGCGAACATTGCGATATGCTCGTTTCCATCCCGATGTACGGCACCGTCGAAAGCATGAACGTTTCCGTCTCCGCCGGCATGGTATTGAGCGAAACCCGCCGCCGGCGGGTGTTGCCGTCGGAACAATAA
- the modA gene encoding molybdate ABC transporter substrate-binding protein: MKPVYALLFTALLSGRAAAADITVSAAASLKDAFGEIARNYQKQYPQSKIRLNTAGSGVLLQQAVQGAPVDVLAFADEETMNQAQAKNVADKAGRKTFALNSLVIAAPKNSKLAVNSLKDLENARFGRIAVSNPAGVPVGRYTKAALEKAGVWAGIQAKVITTQNVRQSLDYVARGEVDAGFVYNTDAVLMKDKVKVLKTVPTQKPVSYPIAVAASSSQKAEAQRFVNYVLSAQGQGVLNKYGFNKP; this comes from the coding sequence GTGAAACCCGTTTATGCCTTACTGTTTACCGCCTTATTATCCGGCCGTGCCGCAGCCGCCGACATTACCGTCTCCGCCGCCGCCAGCCTGAAAGACGCGTTCGGCGAAATCGCCCGAAACTACCAAAAACAATATCCGCAAAGCAAAATCAGGCTCAACACCGCCGGCTCGGGCGTCTTGCTGCAACAGGCCGTACAAGGTGCGCCGGTTGATGTTTTGGCTTTTGCCGACGAAGAAACCATGAATCAGGCGCAGGCAAAAAATGTCGCCGACAAGGCCGGCCGTAAAACTTTTGCGCTCAATTCGCTGGTGATCGCCGCGCCGAAAAACAGCAAATTGGCGGTTAATAGTTTGAAAGACTTAGAAAACGCCCGTTTCGGCCGCATCGCCGTCAGTAATCCCGCCGGCGTCCCTGTCGGCCGCTACACCAAAGCCGCGTTGGAAAAGGCCGGCGTTTGGGCGGGCATCCAAGCCAAAGTCATCACCACCCAAAACGTTCGCCAGTCACTTGACTACGTCGCCCGCGGCGAAGTCGATGCGGGTTTTGTGTACAACACCGACGCCGTGCTGATGAAAGACAAAGTGAAAGTCCTCAAAACCGTGCCGACGCAGAAACCGGTTTCCTATCCGATCGCCGTCGCCGCCTCGTCGTCTCAAAAAGCCGAAGCGCAGCGTTTTGTGAACTACGTTTTGTCGGCGCAAGGGCAGGGCGTGTTGAACAAATACGGCTTTAACAAGCCTTGA